One genomic segment of Rhinopithecus roxellana isolate Shanxi Qingling chromosome 6, ASM756505v1, whole genome shotgun sequence includes these proteins:
- the LOC104666003 gene encoding 60S ribosomal protein L26 has product MKFNPFVTSDRSKNRKRHFNAPSHIRRKIMSSPLSKELRQKYNVRSMPIRKDDEVQVVRGHYKGQQIGKVVQVYRKKYVIYIERVQREKANGTTVHVGIHPSKVVITRLKLDKDRKKILERKAKSRQVGKEKGKYKEETIEKMQE; this is encoded by the coding sequence atgaaatttaatcccTTTGTGACTTCCGACCGAAGCAAGAATCGCAAAAGGCATTTCAATGCACCTTCCCACATTCGCAGGAAGATTATGTCTTCCCCTCTTTCCAAAGAGCTGAGACAGAAGTACAACGTGCGATCTATGCCCATCCGAAAGGATGATGAAGTTCAGGTTGTACGAGGACACTATAAAGGTCAGCAAATTGGCAAAGTAGTCCAGGTTTACAGGAAGAAATATGTTATCTACATTGAACGGGTGCAGCGGGAAAAGGCTAATGGCACAACTGTCCATGTAGGCATTCACCCCAGCAAGGTAGTTATCACTAGGCTAAAACTGGACAAAGACCGCAAAAAGATCCTTGAACGGAAAGCCAAGTCTCGCCaagtaggaaaggaaaagggcaaaTACAAGGAAGAAACTATTGAGAAGATGCAGGAATAA